One Entomomonas asaccharolytica DNA segment encodes these proteins:
- the dinB gene encoding DNA polymerase IV, translating into MVKALPRKIIHIDCDCFYASIEMRDDPKLVGKPIAVGGTPDKRGVVATCNYEARAYGVRSAMSSQKAYKLCPDLLFIRPRFDIYRAVSKQIHQIFQDYTSVIEPLSLDEAYLDVTDSPLYDNSATRIAKTIQQRIYQEIGITASAGVAPNKFLAKIASDWKKPSGLFVITPDKMDDFILHLPVHKLHGVGKVTAVKLNQLGINTCYDLRQWSRSELLREFGSFGERLWHLARGIDDRPVKTHRRQSVSVERTFEEDLPDLQHCLTKLPELIDELNNRIARLDNSYKTGKPFVKVKFHDFTQTTLEQQGAPLDLSSYQTLLKQAFERGNKPVRLLGIGTRVIDLKDINIQLTLFN; encoded by the coding sequence ATGGTTAAAGCGTTGCCTAGGAAAATCATCCATATAGACTGTGACTGTTTTTACGCCTCAATAGAAATGCGTGATGATCCAAAGTTAGTTGGCAAACCTATTGCAGTGGGTGGCACTCCAGATAAGCGAGGGGTTGTTGCCACCTGTAATTATGAGGCAAGAGCTTATGGCGTACGCTCTGCCATGTCATCGCAAAAAGCCTACAAACTATGCCCTGATTTACTTTTTATTAGGCCGCGTTTTGATATCTACCGTGCTGTTTCAAAGCAAATACACCAAATATTCCAAGATTACACATCCGTTATAGAACCGCTATCACTGGATGAAGCCTATTTAGATGTTACTGATAGCCCGCTCTACGATAATAGCGCCACACGGATTGCCAAAACCATTCAACAACGAATCTATCAAGAGATTGGCATTACTGCTTCAGCAGGCGTAGCGCCCAATAAATTTTTAGCTAAAATCGCCAGTGACTGGAAAAAACCCAGTGGCTTATTTGTCATCACACCTGACAAAATGGATGATTTTATTCTGCACCTACCTGTTCATAAACTACATGGTGTTGGCAAAGTAACAGCGGTGAAATTAAATCAATTAGGCATTAACACCTGTTATGATTTAAGACAGTGGAGCCGTTCAGAACTACTGCGAGAATTTGGTAGTTTTGGTGAAAGACTTTGGCATCTTGCGCGAGGTATAGATGATCGCCCTGTTAAAACACACCGTCGCCAATCAGTAAGTGTAGAACGTACTTTCGAAGAAGATTTACCCGACTTGCAACATTGTCTTACAAAACTACCTGAGTTAATAGACGAATTAAATAACCGAATAGCACGCTTAGATAATAGTTATAAAACAGGCAAACCTTTTGTCAAAGTAAAGTTCCACGACTTTACTCAAACAACCCTAGAACAACAAGGCGCACCTCTAGACCTTAGCAGTTATCAGACATTACTTAAACAGGCTTTTGAACGTGGCAATAAGCCCGTTAGACTATTAGGCATTGGTACTCGTGTGATTGATTTAAAGGATATTAATATCCAATTAACACTTTTTAACTAG
- a CDS encoding NUDIX hydrolase, giving the protein MSRHPSKSKFTGSLDAIIRPLVTVDIAIFTVKDEQLQVLLVKRPNVEQEPFANYWALPGGLLDVAIDQDLNGCALRKLKEKTNVDTPYLEQVGAWGSNNRDPRGWSVTHVYFALLSADKVILQQGGNATEVAWFPITNDNIQKQLAFDHNELLSNAIQRLQAKVEYTSLPAFLLPDEFTLPDLQKVYEIVLNRQLDKSSFRTRILATSLVEPVTNKMRPATNRPAQIYRLTNPDRLTYFPRSFKYNEKTLKS; this is encoded by the coding sequence ATGTCAAGACATCCTTCTAAATCAAAATTTACAGGCTCTTTAGACGCTATTATCCGCCCTTTAGTAACGGTAGACATTGCTATTTTTACGGTTAAAGATGAGCAACTACAGGTTTTACTGGTGAAACGTCCTAATGTTGAGCAAGAACCTTTTGCTAATTACTGGGCATTACCAGGTGGTTTGTTGGATGTCGCTATAGATCAAGATTTAAATGGTTGTGCTTTACGTAAATTAAAAGAAAAAACCAATGTTGATACGCCTTATCTTGAGCAAGTAGGCGCTTGGGGTAGTAATAATCGAGATCCTCGAGGCTGGTCTGTTACCCATGTTTATTTTGCCTTATTAAGTGCTGACAAAGTTATCTTACAACAAGGCGGTAATGCGACTGAAGTTGCTTGGTTTCCAATCACCAATGATAACATTCAAAAACAACTCGCCTTTGATCATAATGAACTACTGAGTAATGCCATTCAACGCTTACAAGCAAAAGTAGAGTACACTTCTTTGCCTGCTTTTTTGCTACCTGATGAATTTACATTACCTGACTTACAAAAAGTCTATGAAATAGTGCTAAACCGCCAGCTTGATAAAAGCTCGTTCCGTACACGTATTCTAGCTACCAGTTTAGTAGAACCTGTCACCAATAAAATGCGACCTGCTACCAATCGTCCTGCACAAATTTATCGATTAACGAATCCTGATAGACTGACTTACTTTCCACGTAGCTTTAAATACAATGAGAAAACGCTAAAATCATAA
- a CDS encoding FMN-binding glutamate synthase family protein, translating to MKALQLYRYSFFVCCIFFTVITAPFAMIHNWLWMFTLIAAVLSLIGIYDLFQPKHSVCRNYPILGHMRFMIEYIRPEIRQYLIESDTEALPFSRQERSLVYRRAKNLDANKAFGTVEDIYKTGFEFISHSIIPATIHDPESFRVMIGTDQCKQPYSASLLNISAMSFGALSANAIRALNKGAKKGNFAHDSGEGGLSTYHKENGGDLIWQIASGYFGCRTDDGKFNPERFAAQAANPQIKMIEIKLSQGAKPGHGGMLPKDKVTAEIAATREVPMGQDCISPPCHSAFSTPLELMQFIAQLRELSGGKPIGFKICIGHPWEFAAIVKAMLETKILPDFIVVDGKEGGTGDAPVEFSDHIGLPLRQGLSFVHNILVGANLRDKIKIAASGKIISGFDIVRALAMGADWVNSARGFMFAIGCIQSQSCNTNKCPTGVATQDPLRQNALVVPDKAERVYHFHKNTLHAFAEMLAATGLNHPTELKPHHVARRISDNEIRLLSNIDYYLKQGELLSGQIASPFYSDVWNIAQANSFEPNHNV from the coding sequence ATGAAAGCTTTACAATTATATCGCTACAGTTTTTTTGTTTGCTGTATTTTTTTTACTGTTATTACAGCACCTTTTGCTATGATTCATAATTGGTTATGGATGTTTACATTAATAGCTGCTGTATTATCACTGATTGGTATCTATGACCTTTTTCAACCAAAACACTCCGTTTGTCGCAATTACCCTATTTTAGGGCATATGCGCTTTATGATCGAATATATACGGCCAGAAATTCGTCAATACCTTATTGAATCGGATACTGAAGCATTACCATTCAGTCGCCAAGAGCGCTCCTTAGTTTATAGACGAGCTAAAAATTTAGATGCTAATAAAGCATTTGGCACAGTAGAAGATATATACAAAACAGGCTTTGAATTTATAAGCCATTCCATTATACCTGCCACTATTCACGACCCTGAAAGTTTCCGAGTAATGATTGGTACTGACCAATGCAAACAACCTTACTCAGCTTCACTGCTAAATATCTCCGCCATGAGTTTTGGTGCATTAAGCGCTAATGCTATCCGCGCCTTAAATAAAGGGGCTAAAAAAGGTAATTTCGCCCATGATTCTGGCGAAGGCGGCCTGAGCACTTACCACAAAGAAAATGGTGGCGATCTCATTTGGCAAATTGCCAGTGGTTACTTTGGTTGCCGCACCGATGATGGTAAATTTAATCCAGAGCGTTTTGCAGCACAAGCGGCTAACCCACAAATAAAAATGATTGAAATAAAACTCAGTCAAGGTGCCAAACCTGGTCATGGTGGTATGCTTCCGAAAGACAAAGTAACCGCTGAAATTGCTGCTACCCGTGAAGTACCTATGGGACAAGACTGTATCTCTCCCCCTTGCCATAGTGCATTTTCTACGCCCCTTGAACTTATGCAATTTATCGCCCAATTACGTGAGTTAAGTGGTGGCAAGCCGATTGGTTTTAAAATTTGTATAGGGCATCCTTGGGAATTTGCAGCTATTGTAAAAGCCATGCTAGAAACCAAAATATTACCTGACTTTATCGTTGTCGATGGTAAAGAAGGCGGTACAGGTGATGCCCCTGTAGAATTTAGCGATCATATTGGATTACCACTAAGACAAGGTCTTTCTTTCGTTCACAATATCTTAGTAGGTGCCAATTTAAGAGATAAAATTAAAATTGCTGCCAGTGGTAAAATTATCAGTGGCTTTGATATTGTACGTGCGTTAGCAATGGGGGCAGATTGGGTTAACTCAGCACGCGGCTTTATGTTTGCTATTGGTTGTATCCAATCCCAATCATGTAACACCAATAAATGCCCTACTGGTGTTGCTACACAAGATCCATTAAGACAAAATGCACTGGTTGTTCCTGATAAAGCAGAGCGTGTTTATCATTTTCATAAAAACACCTTACATGCCTTTGCTGAAATGCTAGCGGCTACAGGTTTGAATCATCCTACTGAATTAAAGCCACATCACGTGGCAAGACGTATTTCAGATAATGAAATTCGCCTCCTTTCAAATATTGACTATTATTTAAAACAAGGCGAACTATTATCAGGGCAAATTGCTAGCCCTTTCTATTCTGATGTATGGAATATAGCCCAAGCAAACTCATTTGAACCTAACCATAATGTGTAA
- a CDS encoding DUF2061 domain-containing protein: MIKTITFTCMHFIIAFSVAYLLTGSIAVGGLVALVEPLCNAVGFYFHEKVWSRINATKAKNSVRRNYETISA, encoded by the coding sequence ATGATTAAGACTATAACCTTTACTTGTATGCACTTTATTATCGCTTTTAGTGTCGCTTATTTATTAACAGGTAGTATTGCAGTAGGTGGTTTAGTCGCGTTGGTTGAGCCATTGTGTAATGCTGTTGGTTTTTATTTTCACGAGAAAGTATGGAGTCGTATTAACGCAACTAAGGCAAAAAATTCAGTAAGGAGAAATTATGAAACTATTTCCGCTTAA
- a CDS encoding NAD(P)H-dependent flavin oxidoreductase, whose amino-acid sequence MKNIITLLDVNIPIIQAPMAGVQDSQLAIAVSNAGGLGSLPCSMLSVEELHQQLTIIKEQTKKPINLNFFCHKMTEPNQQQQAAWFTELAPFLNKYQIDPSTINIETNRRPFGQEQLDVLAEFKPKVVSFHFGLPDKNLLDQLKEWGTTILSTATTIEEALYLQANGADVIIAQGLEAGGHRGMFLTDDLMTQIGTMALVPQVVAAVNIPVIATGGIANANCVKAAMTLGASGVQVGTSYLLCPEAKTSLLHRQAILSDEIKHTAITNIFTGKPARALINKAIQEIGPLNSLVPSFPYATPAMAALRQIAESQDSNNFTPLWASQNISGCNIIPAAEITKQLAKGI is encoded by the coding sequence ATGAAAAACATTATCACCTTGTTAGATGTTAATATTCCAATTATTCAGGCGCCGATGGCAGGTGTGCAAGATAGCCAACTAGCGATTGCGGTTAGTAATGCAGGCGGTTTAGGGTCATTACCGTGTTCCATGCTCTCTGTAGAAGAACTCCATCAACAATTAACCATTATCAAAGAACAAACAAAAAAGCCCATCAATCTTAATTTCTTTTGCCATAAAATGACTGAACCTAACCAGCAACAACAAGCTGCATGGTTTACAGAATTAGCACCCTTTCTTAATAAGTATCAGATTGATCCTAGCACGATAAATATTGAAACCAATCGTCGTCCTTTTGGCCAAGAACAACTTGATGTATTAGCAGAATTTAAACCTAAAGTAGTGAGCTTTCATTTTGGTTTGCCAGACAAAAACCTACTAGACCAACTTAAAGAATGGGGAACTACAATACTATCCACAGCAACCACAATAGAAGAGGCTCTTTACCTACAAGCCAATGGTGCTGATGTGATTATTGCACAAGGACTAGAAGCAGGTGGACATCGTGGCATGTTTCTCACTGATGATTTAATGACCCAAATAGGTACAATGGCTTTAGTCCCACAGGTCGTTGCAGCAGTAAATATCCCTGTTATTGCTACGGGTGGTATAGCCAATGCAAACTGTGTAAAAGCAGCCATGACGCTAGGTGCTTCAGGCGTACAAGTTGGCACCAGTTACCTATTATGCCCAGAAGCAAAAACCAGTTTGTTACACCGCCAAGCCATTCTTTCAGACGAAATTAAACACACCGCTATCACCAATATTTTTACTGGTAAACCTGCACGAGCACTTATTAATAAAGCTATTCAAGAAATTGGCCCACTTAATTCTCTAGTTCCTAGTTTCCCTTATGCTACGCCAGCCATGGCGGCACTAAGACAAATAGCCGAGTCGCAAGATAGTAATAACTTCACCCCGTTATGGGCCAGTCAAAACATCAGTGGTTGTAATATTATTCCTGCCGCAGAAATTACTAAACAACTAGCTAAAGGGATATAA
- a CDS encoding autotransporter domain-containing protein encodes MSFSNIFHKVVLISVVPIFSASLSVKAQVVFTDEDSLRTALQNSATTSGSIQLTPKAKSINITTGIDGSSGASNFILDGQTGRLTGNNTVAIINMGTNAVNSVQNIEINNGNSASTGGALTAGSMSNGIINSAFRNNVSVNGGGAVYIANDLSGGIKTNIHFDSNKTTNGDGGGIYVGNSFSGGIQGVGGDTHFDSNQASGNGGGMYVGNDFSGDISANYFATNSAGGDGGGLYVGNNLDGTLSSYSFFINNTAGGNGAGLYVGGTLATINGAIVNNNTATGSGGGIWTGSITNQVTGNFNDNTATNGSGGALHVDNGDIGGGIINSSFNNNTAGTSGGAINLANGSVTGGVVGSQFTNNKTNTDNGGAINLDNGDITGDINNSSFQSNAAGGDGGAVNITAGNITGSIINSNFTGNTSVGNGGGLNLASGNIDGSINKTNFINNKADGSGGGFAVNGNLAGIDSAEITNNIAGADGGGFSVTGVLNNGITNSNFYRNQSDGDGGAGSIGTLNGGISNSTFSLNSAVNGGALSVDSLNGNINNSTFSFNTASGNGGAIYVANGGTFSLSADAGKSTIFTNNADGSGNASNNSFYFNNGGNMSIIGSGSVFLYDPITVANGNFSLEHATSDSGLFYWGGKNDILGGTADINFSTGATQFRPDYTLVAHNGSQMDVTLGANERFSIYLADRDPNLAIFDYSGASSSSVFNIEAGTTVSSPKSLLAQVGRYLMVKDLDPSQMPTQAELEAINIIHNTNESFKAIFEIIGNDIWLTMEFNPNLAGLSPDGDKAINSIEDWLHNTNEGLTVLTRDFDRIRNDVNSIPPEAAITLGQVSMNTHVKLARNSLDMAFSHCGENNLLLIDKNSKRCEDENFYVWGGYIGSFDQSARNLGGYSGYDARTNGFIGGVTLKFDENWSAGGYAGYTKTDTNFRELSADADSKAGHFGIFGRYSLANGFHTTLDLAYSYHDNDMKRYPGGLAASKGNFKQNIYSVGLELAYDIEPWKNGRLTPFVAGRQVWMHQQCFTEHSGAINAKVQNISTDFFTTNMGARLAQDFAINDKAVVSPNIMLGWRSNYGPKKLTTSASLLSSSGPATAPFEVKSRKQEQNALMMGVGLKTTGILKSGNSWAVNVSYNREEYAHASDDALVVGFEYKF; translated from the coding sequence ATGTCATTTTCTAATATATTCCATAAAGTTGTTTTGATTAGTGTTGTACCTATTTTTAGTGCTTCTTTATCAGTGAAGGCGCAAGTAGTATTTACTGATGAGGACTCTTTAAGAACAGCATTGCAAAATAGTGCAACTACCAGTGGAAGTATCCAGTTAACGCCTAAGGCAAAATCAATCAATATCACCACTGGTATTGATGGTAGTAGTGGTGCTAGCAATTTTATATTAGATGGGCAGACAGGCAGATTAACAGGTAATAACACGGTTGCCATTATCAATATGGGAACCAATGCAGTTAACTCAGTACAAAATATCGAAATTAATAATGGTAATTCTGCAAGTACAGGCGGTGCTTTAACAGCAGGAAGTATGAGTAATGGCATTATAAATTCTGCTTTTAGAAATAATGTCAGTGTCAATGGCGGTGGTGCTGTTTATATTGCTAATGATTTATCGGGTGGTATCAAAACAAATATCCATTTTGATTCAAATAAAACCACTAATGGTGATGGTGGTGGTATTTATGTAGGAAATAGTTTTTCTGGTGGTATTCAAGGTGTTGGTGGGGATACCCATTTTGATAGTAACCAAGCCTCTGGTAATGGTGGAGGTATGTATGTGGGCAATGATTTTAGTGGCGATATAAGTGCTAACTACTTTGCAACTAACTCCGCAGGTGGCGATGGTGGTGGCTTATATGTGGGTAATAATCTTGATGGTACTTTATCAAGCTATTCATTCTTTATTAATAACACCGCCGGTGGTAATGGCGCAGGCTTATATGTAGGCGGAACCTTAGCTACTATTAATGGTGCAATTGTTAATAATAACACTGCCACAGGCAGTGGCGGCGGTATCTGGACAGGGTCAATTACTAATCAGGTTACAGGTAACTTTAATGATAATACAGCCACTAATGGTAGTGGTGGTGCATTACATGTTGATAATGGCGATATTGGTGGTGGTATTATTAATAGTAGTTTTAATAATAATACAGCAGGTACCTCTGGTGGTGCTATTAATCTAGCAAACGGCAGTGTAACGGGTGGAGTTGTTGGTAGCCAGTTTACTAATAATAAAACGAATACCGATAATGGCGGCGCAATCAACCTCGATAATGGCGATATTACAGGCGATATAAATAATTCCAGTTTTCAAAGTAATGCTGCAGGTGGTGATGGTGGCGCTGTGAATATAACAGCAGGAAATATTACAGGAAGTATCATTAATTCAAATTTTACGGGTAATACGTCAGTAGGTAATGGCGGTGGGCTCAATCTTGCTAGCGGTAATATTGATGGCAGTATCAATAAAACTAATTTTATTAATAATAAAGCAGATGGTAGTGGTGGTGGCTTTGCGGTTAATGGTAATTTAGCAGGCATTGATAGCGCAGAAATTACCAATAATATTGCTGGTGCAGATGGTGGTGGTTTCTCTGTAACAGGCGTGTTAAACAATGGCATTACTAATTCCAACTTTTATCGTAATCAAAGTGACGGTGATGGTGGAGCTGGCTCTATTGGTACATTGAATGGCGGTATCAGTAACTCAACGTTTTCTCTGAATAGCGCAGTAAACGGTGGTGCGCTAAGTGTAGATAGTTTAAATGGCAATATTAATAACAGTACTTTTAGTTTTAATACTGCCAGTGGCAATGGTGGTGCTATTTATGTAGCTAATGGCGGAACGTTTAGCTTATCTGCCGATGCTGGAAAATCAACCATATTCACCAATAATGCGGATGGCTCAGGCAACGCGTCAAATAATAGTTTTTATTTCAATAACGGTGGCAATATGTCCATTATTGGCAGTGGCTCAGTGTTTCTTTATGACCCTATTACGGTGGCCAATGGCAATTTTAGTTTAGAGCATGCAACCAGTGATTCAGGTTTATTTTACTGGGGTGGTAAGAATGATATTTTAGGTGGTACTGCTGATATCAACTTTAGTACGGGTGCTACGCAGTTCCGTCCTGATTATACATTAGTTGCTCATAATGGTAGCCAAATGGATGTAACCTTAGGTGCTAATGAGCGGTTCTCTATTTATCTTGCAGATCGTGATCCTAATTTAGCTATCTTTGATTATAGTGGTGCGTCCTCTAGTTCTGTATTTAATATTGAAGCAGGCACCACGGTTTCTTCTCCTAAATCATTATTAGCACAAGTGGGCAGGTATTTGATGGTTAAGGATTTAGATCCAAGCCAGATGCCAACTCAAGCTGAGTTAGAGGCGATTAATATTATTCACAACACCAATGAATCCTTTAAAGCGATCTTTGAAATCATAGGCAATGATATTTGGTTAACTATGGAATTTAACCCTAATTTGGCTGGCTTAAGTCCTGATGGTGACAAAGCAATTAATTCTATTGAAGATTGGTTACATAACACAAATGAAGGGTTGACTGTGCTTACTAGAGATTTTGATAGAATCCGTAATGATGTCAACTCTATCCCACCAGAAGCTGCTATTACATTAGGGCAAGTGAGTATGAATACCCATGTTAAGCTAGCCCGTAATTCGTTAGATATGGCATTTAGTCATTGTGGGGAAAATAACCTGTTATTAATAGATAAAAACAGTAAACGCTGTGAAGATGAAAACTTTTATGTGTGGGGCGGCTATATAGGTAGTTTCGATCAAAGTGCCAGAAATTTAGGTGGCTATTCTGGTTATGATGCGAGAACAAATGGTTTTATTGGTGGTGTAACACTTAAATTTGATGAAAATTGGAGTGCAGGTGGTTATGCAGGCTATACTAAAACCGATACTAATTTCCGCGAGTTAAGTGCTGATGCAGACTCTAAAGCAGGGCATTTTGGTATTTTTGGCCGTTATTCTTTAGCAAATGGTTTCCACACTACATTAGATTTAGCCTATTCCTATCATGATAATGATATGAAAAGATACCCTGGTGGTTTAGCTGCCAGTAAAGGTAATTTTAAACAAAATATATACAGTGTTGGCCTCGAGTTAGCCTATGATATTGAACCTTGGAAAAATGGTCGTTTAACTCCTTTTGTGGCAGGTAGACAAGTATGGATGCATCAACAATGCTTTACTGAGCATAGTGGGGCAATAAATGCGAAAGTACAAAATATTAGTACGGATTTCTTTACCACTAACATGGGTGCAAGATTAGCCCAAGATTTTGCTATAAATGATAAAGCAGTGGTATCACCTAATATCATGTTAGGCTGGAGAAGTAACTATGGCCCTAAAAAACTTACTACCAGTGCTAGCTTGTTAAGCTCTAGTGGTCCAGCTACTGCACCCTTTGAAGTTAAATCTAGAAAACAAGAGCAAAATGCTTTAATGATGGGAGTGGGATTAAAAACAACAGGTATTTTAAAATCTGGCAACTCATGGGCGGTTAATGTTTCTTATAATAGAGAGGAATATGCACATGCCAGTGATGATGCATTAGTAGTTGGTTTTGAGTATAAGTTCTAA
- the pgi gene encoding glucose-6-phosphate isomerase — MPYYIQPQDVTKLSAWQALTEHYQLMKKFDMRQAFSENTNRFKEFSLEGCELLFDYSKNLITKETIQLLVKLANDVGLTQARADLFSGKFVNASENRAALHTALRRPYGDQVFINDVDIMPEVHQVLHQMTELVNSIHNKLWRGFTEKPITDVVNIGIGGSFLGPMLVSEGLLPFAQKGVTCHYLANIDGSEFREVVAELNAETTLFIVSSKSFGTLETLKNAQAARHWFFAQGGTEKDLARHFIAVSSNVKAAVEFGIAKENIFPMWDWVGGRYSLWSAIGLPIALSVGMSNFKELLAGAYMMDQHFLTAPFEKNMPVLMALLGVWYSNFFNAQSHAILPYDHNLRDFVRHLQQLDMESNGKGVRQDGSPLTIDSGPIIWGGVGCNGQHAYHQLLHQGTRFISVDFIVPVVSANPVNNHHQWLYANCLSQSQALMLGKNKQQVEQELTAKGYSAEQIEKLAPHKVIAGNRPSNTLVLERVSPRSLGALVALYEHKVFVQSVIWGINAFDQWGVELGKELGLAVYKGLTDYQPTPAEDTSTQGLINYFRNHHRG; from the coding sequence GTGCCTTACTATATACAACCACAAGATGTTACTAAGCTTTCAGCTTGGCAAGCATTAACTGAACATTACCAGTTAATGAAAAAGTTTGATATGCGCCAAGCATTTTCTGAAAACACTAATCGTTTTAAGGAGTTTTCATTAGAAGGTTGTGAGTTACTGTTTGATTATTCTAAAAATTTAATCACTAAAGAAACCATCCAATTATTAGTCAAATTAGCGAATGATGTAGGTTTAACACAAGCAAGAGCAGATTTATTCTCAGGTAAGTTTGTCAATGCCTCTGAGAATAGAGCGGCTTTACATACGGCTCTTAGAAGACCTTATGGCGATCAAGTGTTTATCAATGATGTAGATATTATGCCAGAGGTGCATCAAGTTCTACATCAAATGACTGAGCTGGTTAATAGTATTCATAACAAGTTATGGCGTGGTTTTACAGAAAAACCTATTACTGATGTGGTGAATATTGGGATTGGCGGTTCGTTTTTAGGCCCTATGTTGGTATCAGAGGGGTTATTGCCTTTTGCGCAAAAGGGAGTAACTTGCCATTATTTAGCCAATATTGATGGCAGTGAGTTTAGGGAAGTAGTGGCTGAATTAAATGCTGAAACTACCCTATTTATTGTTTCCAGTAAATCATTTGGCACATTAGAAACATTAAAAAATGCGCAAGCGGCAAGACATTGGTTTTTTGCCCAAGGTGGTACAGAAAAAGATTTAGCAAGGCACTTTATTGCTGTGTCATCTAATGTAAAAGCGGCTGTTGAATTTGGTATTGCTAAAGAAAATATTTTCCCAATGTGGGATTGGGTAGGTGGCCGTTATTCGCTCTGGTCAGCAATTGGTTTACCCATCGCTTTAAGTGTAGGTATGTCGAACTTTAAAGAATTGTTAGCAGGTGCTTACATGATGGATCAGCACTTTCTAACAGCACCTTTTGAGAAAAATATGCCCGTATTAATGGCATTATTAGGTGTTTGGTATAGTAATTTCTTTAATGCACAAAGCCATGCTATTTTACCTTATGACCACAATTTAAGAGATTTTGTAAGGCATCTGCAGCAATTAGATATGGAGTCTAATGGCAAAGGTGTGCGCCAAGATGGTAGTCCATTAACAATTGATAGCGGGCCTATTATATGGGGTGGTGTAGGTTGTAATGGCCAGCATGCCTATCATCAATTATTACATCAAGGAACACGCTTTATTTCGGTTGATTTTATTGTTCCTGTGGTCAGTGCTAATCCAGTAAATAATCATCATCAGTGGCTCTATGCAAACTGTTTAAGCCAAAGCCAAGCATTGATGTTAGGTAAAAATAAACAACAAGTTGAGCAAGAATTAACAGCAAAAGGCTATTCAGCCGAACAAATAGAGAAATTAGCACCTCATAAAGTTATTGCGGGCAATAGACCTTCTAATACATTGGTTTTGGAGCGTGTAAGCCCGCGTAGTTTAGGTGCATTAGTCGCTTTATATGAACACAAAGTATTTGTGCAGAGTGTGATTTGGGGAATTAATGCATTTGATCAGTGGGGTGTAGAATTAGGCAAAGAATTAGGCTTAGCTGTTTATAAAGGCTTAACAGATTATCAACCTACTCCTGCTGAAGATACCTCAACCCAAGGGTTAATTAACTATTTTCGTAATCACCATAGGGGTTAG
- a CDS encoding SEC-C metal-binding domain-containing protein has product MLEEKLGRNDPCPCGSGHTFQKMLP; this is encoded by the coding sequence GTGCTAGAAGAAAAACTAGGGCGTAATGATCCTTGCCCTTGTGGCTCTGGCCATACCTTTCAAAAAATGTTGCCTTAA